One Aegilops tauschii subsp. strangulata cultivar AL8/78 chromosome 7, Aet v6.0, whole genome shotgun sequence genomic window carries:
- the LOC109776987 gene encoding BTB/POZ and MATH domain-containing protein 1-like: MGNAQVVPTRPLADAAHSVRTFKIDGLSSTSTASATATSGHDECVVVCSRWSVGWHEWEIRCYPASSVCSMWVSLKLVLLAHPAAAGDVVNARLDCWLVDPAGLAAQSEARTVSAAFRAHHGVESAPLVLAHRRDLEISGYLGADGTLTVKCAITVLGEQRPRVDVPASHPVPASDLDRHLGELLRSGTGSDITFVVSGETFAAHKVVLAARSPLFMAEFFGDASDKKCARRLEVHGMEPAEFKAMLHFIYTDTAPELDRHDDEEALALTCRLLAAADRYGLDRLKLICSQKLSASICVGTVARILALADMNNCPRLKATCVEFIVGTPAILGAVLATEGYKDVEANCPWVLADILKSASGRKN; encoded by the coding sequence ATGGGCAACGCCCAAGTCGTACCGACCAGGCCCCTCGCCGATGCCGCGCACTCCGTTCGGACGTTCAAGATCGACGGCCTCAGCTCGACTTCCACGGCCTCGGCCACGGCGACCAGCGGTCACGACGAGTGCGTCGTGGTATGCTCCAGGTGGAGCGTCGGCTGGCATGAGTGGGAGATCCGCTGCTACCCTGCGTCCTCGGTGTGCAGCATGTGGGTGTCGCTCAAGCTCGTGCTCCTCgcccatcccgccgccgccggcgacgtcgTCAATGCGCGCCTAGACTGCTGGCTCGTGGATCCCGCGGGTTTGGCCGCGCAGTCGGAGGCCAGGACGGTGTCTGCAGCCTTCCGGGCCCACCACGGCGTCGAGTCGGCGCCGCTCGTGCTGGCGCACAGGCGCGACCTGGAGATCTCCGGCTACCTTGGGGCCGACGGCACCCTCACCGTGAAATGCGCCATCACGGTGCTCGGGGAACAGCGCCCGAGAGTGGACGTGCCCGCGTCGCATCCTGTGCCGGCCTCAGACCTGGACCGGCACCTCGGGGAGCTCCTGCGGAGCGGGACGGGATCCGACATCACGTTCGTCGTCTCCGGCGAAACGTTCGCCGCGCACAAGGTCGTCCTGGCCGCGAGGTCACCGCTCTTCATGGCCGAGTTCTTCGGGGACGCGAGCGACAAGAAGTGTGCGCGGCGCCTGGAGGTCCACGGCATGGAGCCAGCGGAGTTCAAGGCCATGCTGCACTTCATCTACACCGACACGGCACCGGAGCTCGACCGACACGACGATGAGGAGGCGTTGGCGTTGACCTGTCGCCTCCTCGCGGCCGCCGACAGGTATGGGCTGGACAGGCTCAAGCTGATATGCTCGCAGAAGCTCTCTGCTAGCATTTGCGTCGGGACGGTGGCCAGGATTCTGGCTCTGGCGGACATGAACAACTGCCCGCGGCTCAAGGCGACGTGCGTTGAGTTCATCGTCGGAACGCCGGCGATTCTTGGTGCCGTGTTGGCGACGGAGGGCTACAAGGACGTGGAGGCGAACTGCCCTTGGGTGCTGGCTGACATTCTCAAGTCTGCAAGCGGGAGAAAGAATTGA
- the LOC141027452 gene encoding putative F-box protein At1g33530, producing MAGLCPILSDHVIEDILARLPAKFVHRCRCLSRALAGTLASDDFADLHLRLANRHGGPRVLLLQESSSRDNNGRPKIQAWSPAHLDSTTLMEVPRARTRELCPYKVTRCISPTNFVPRLLTQQCHGLVIIDAVSTGRGYMAYVYIS from the coding sequence ATGGCGGGGCTATGCCCTATCCTCTCAGACCATGTCATCGAGGACATCTTGGCGCGATTGCCGGCCAAGTTCGTGCACAGATGCCGCTGCCTCTCTCGCGCCTTGGCCGGCACACTCGCCTCCGATGACTTCGCCGACCTCCACCTCCGCCTCGCCAACCGCCACGGCGGCCCCAGGGTGCTCCTCCTGCAGGAATCAAGCTCACGCGACAATAATGGACGTCCGAAGATCCAGGCGTGGTCGCCAGCCCACCTTGACAGCACGACGCTCATGGAGGTCCCCCGCGCCCGCACGCGCGAGCTCTGTCCATACAAAGTTACACGTTGTATCAGTCCGACTAACTTCGTCCCACGTCTCTTGACGCAACAGTGCCATGGCCTCGTCATCATTGATGCAGTCTCTACAGGACGCGGGTACATGGCCTATGTCTATATCTCGTAA